The Bradyrhizobium barranii subsp. barranii genome segment GATCAAGTAGTCAGCTTTCGCTATCGGACGTCATGGCCGGGCAAAAGCGCGAAGCGCGTCTTCGCGCAGATGTCCCGGCCATCCACGTTCTAAGGCTAGGCGAGAAAGTCCGTGGATGCCCGGGACAAGCCCGAGCATGACGGTCTGGAGACGCTGTGCAATGTTAAAAGCGCTGGACGGTTGGGGACATATCGATGTTGCAGGCAGAGGGCTCCGCAGGGCCTATCAAGGTTGAATTCGACAATTTCGAGCACGGTTTTCCGGAAGGTTTTGGTCCGGGCTGGTGGGGCACGCTCGCCTACTGGATCGGCATCGCCTTCGCCACCTTCCAGCTCTATGTCGCCGCCTTCAACTATCTGCCGAGCCAGGTGGTGCGCGGCGTCCATGTCGGCTTCCTCGTTCTCCTCACCTTCGGCCTGATCGCCAACTTTACCGCGAAGAGCGATGTCGGCCGTACGCTCGGCTGGGTGATCGGCGGCGCCGGCTTCTTCTGCGGCCTCTATCAATGGATCTTCTATGCCGACCTGATTGCGCGCGACGGCGATCCGACACGGCTCGATCTAGCGGTCGGCACGCTGCTCGCGGTGCTGATCTTCGAGGGCACGCGGCGCCTGATGGGCGCGGCGCTGCCGCTGATGTGCGGCGCGTGTCTTCTCTACTGTTTCTTCGGGCAGTACCTTCCGTCGCCGCTCAACCATCGCGGCTATGATTTCGACCAGATCGTCACGCATCTGTCGTTCGGCACCGAAGGTTTTTACGGCGTGCCGATCTACGTCTCGGCGACCTACATCTTCCTGTTCATCCTGTTCGGCTCGTTCCTGGAGCGCGCCGGCATGATCCAGCTGTTCACCGACGTTTCTCTTGGGCTATTTGGCAGGACCCGCGGCGGCCCCGCCAAGGTCGCGGTGTTCGCCTCGGGCATGATGGGCACGATCTCCGGCTCCGGCGTCGCCAACGTCGTCACCGTCGGCCAGTTCACGATTCCGCTGATGATCAGGTTCGGCTATCGCCGCGCCTTTGCGGCGGGCGTCGAGGCGACGGCCTCGATGGGCGGCCAGATCATGCCGCCGGTGATGGGCGCGGTCGCCTTCATCATGGCGGAGACGCTCGGCGTCCAGTACTCGGAAATCGTCAAGGCGGCGGCGATCCCCGCCATCCTCTATTTCGCTTCAGCGTTCTGGATGGTGCATCTGGAAGCCGGCAAGCACGGTCTCGTCGGCATGAAGCGCTCGGAGATCCCGAGCGCCTGGAAGGCGCTGGTGACGCGCTGGTACCTCGTGCTGCCGCTCGCCGCGCTCGTCTACATGCTGTTCGAGGGCTTTACGCCGCTCTATGCTGGCAGCATGGGCCTTGCGCTCACGGTGACGCTGATCCTGGGCGCCAGCATCACGGCCGGCGCCTCCTCGATGGTCGTCCGCTCCATCTTCTGGATCGGACTTGCGCTCGTCGTCGGCGCGCTGTCGCGCGACGGTCTCCAGATCGTGCCGGTCGCGAGCGTCGTCGTCGGGCTTATCGTGATCACGGCGTTCGTGCGCGGCGGGTTCGCGGCCTTGCGCGAATGCCGCAATGCGCTGGCCGAGAGTGCGAAGTCGGCGATCACGGTGGGTATGGCCTGCGCCATCGTCGGCGTCATCATCGGCATGATGTCGCAGACCGGCGTCGGCACCATTTTTGGCAGCTGGGTGATCGGTCTCGGCGAGAAGAGCCTGTTCCTGGCGCTGATCATGACCATGCTGCTGTCGATCCTGCTCGGCACCGGCATTCCGACCATCCCGACCTACATCATCACCGCCGCGCTCGCTGCGCCCGCGCTGGCGAAGCTCGGCGTGCCCTTGATCGCGAGCCACATGTTCGCGTTCTATTACGGCATCATGGCCGACCTCTCGCCGCCGGTGGCACTCGCCGCATTGGCGGCGGCACCGATCGCGAAGGAGAATCCGGACAAGATCGGCTGGGAGGCGATGCGTATCGCGCTGGCGGGTTATGTCATCCCCTTCATCTTCGTCTATTCGCCGGCGCTGATGCTGCAGACCGGCGATCCCATGGCGGCCAAGCTCGGCTTCTATGGTGCGGTGGCGCTCGCGACCTTCAAGGCGCTGGTGGCGATTGGCCTGTTCGGCATGGTCGCGATCGGCTTCCTGTTCACGCGCATGACGCTGCTCGAACGCGTGCTCGCGCTCGGAGCCGCGCTGTGCCTGCTCGGCGATTTCGCCTTCAGCGATACCGCCGGCTTCGTGCTTTCCGCCGCGCTGTTGCTGTGGCAATGGCGGCAGCGTCCGCCCGCCGTCGTCGAAGCCGCGTGAGCCTCTGCCTCGCAACAGCTGGAGTCGTGAAAGCGCTGGCGCTTTCCGCCTTCACGCTGGTGTGGACGCATTCGATCGCGAAGGTGGAGTGGCAGGAAGACTGGCGCGTCACCCCCGCCGGCCTCGAGCTGGTGCAGGCCCGCGTCAAGGGCACCGGTCCCGGCATGGAGCCGCCGCCCGAGGCGCGGCTCGTCGACGGCTGGTTTCAATGGCAGCCGCAGCGTGCGCCGATGCAGGAGGTCGTGCTTGGCAATTCCGGCGCGGCCGGGGAATGGCGGCTATGCCATGATGGAAGCTGCCGGACTCTTTCGGAGATTGTCGGGCATCCCATCGGTGCTAACGTCACCACGATGAAGGTCTGTAACGATCCGTAGCTCGCCACGCCCGGGCTACAATTAACAACAACACGGGAGACACGCGATGGATCGGCTCAAGGGCAAGGTTGCGATGGTGGTGGGCGCCGGCTCGATCGGGCCCGGCTGGGGCAACGGCAAGGCGACCGCGGTGACCTTTGCGCGCGAGGGCGCGCAGGTGTTTTGCGTCGATCGCAACGGTGCTGCAGCCGAGGAGACCGCGAAGATCATCACGGGTGAGGGCGGCAATGCGACTGCCTTCACCGCGGACGTCTCGCGCGCGAGCGAGATTGAGGCGATGGTGGCGACTTGCCTGAAGGCCCATGGCCGCATCGACGTGCTCGACAATAATGCCGGCATCGCCGAGATGGGCAGCGTGGTTGACCTCGCCGAAGAGAGCTGGGACCGCGTCTTCACCGTCAACCTCAAGAGCGCCTATCTCGCCATGAAGCAGGTCATCCCCGTGATGGTGAAGCAGGGCGGCGGCTCGATCATCAACATCTCCTCGATCGCCTCGATTCGCCATGTCGGGATTTCCTATGTCAGCTACAACGCCAGCAAAGCGGCGATGAACCAGTTGACGCGCTCCACCGCGGTCGAGTTCGCGAAGAACCATGTGCGGGTGAATGCAATCCTGCCCGGCCTGATGAAGACGCCGATGGTGGAGCATTCCGCGGGTCTCGCGAACAGCTACGCCAAGGGCGACGTCGAAGCGATGTGGCGCGCCCGCGATGCGCAGGTGCCGATGGGGCACATGGGCGAGGCCTGGGACGTCGCCAATGCCGCGCTGTTCCTGGCGTCGGACGAGTCGAAATATGTGACGGGGATCGAGCTGGTGGTGGACGGCGGGATCACGTGCAAGGCGGGGGCTTAAGGCGCCTCATACTCCACTGTCGTCCCGGGGCGCGCAAAGCGCGAACCCGGGACCCATAGCCACAGGACAGAGTTGTTTTGCTAAGCTGTAACTCCGAGCCTTCGTAACCACGCCGGCCTGTGGCTATGGATCCCGGATCTGCGCTGCGCCTGTCCGGGACGACATCGGAGAACTACTGCGCCAGCGCCAGAATCCCGCCGGCAAACGAATGCCACGCGGCACTCTCGCTGATCGGCCAGTTCAGCACCTTCACCGCCAGCAGCGCGAGCGTGCCGTAAATGTAGACCGGCTGCACGCGGCCATCGGTGCGCCAGTCGCGCACCATGGCGACGACGAGCAGGAGCGAAGCGACCACGGCGGGGGCGATCGTGACGGGCACCGGCGGCGGGCCGGGCGGTCCCGGAGGCGCGAGGAAGGTAATGAACCAGCGCGCGATCGCGGCATCGAGGATCGAGACCGCGGCAAGCAGCATCAGGCGCTTGTGAATCTCGGGCCTTCGCGTGTTGATGATTGCGAGCACGAACACCACCGCGAAGAACGCGATGCCGCTCATCGGCACGATCGAGAAGCCGATGCCGGCATCCTTCTGCCCAAGTGCGGCGGCGTGCTGCATCACATGCACGGAGGCGAGGAAGCCGAAGATCGTCATCGCGGTCGCAAGCGACACGCCGGCAACCCCGAGCGCGCGGTGATTGACCACGCGGCCCGACGCCGCGAGCCAGGTCTGGATCACGAAATAGAGAGACCAGGTGAAGAACAGGAGCCCGTGAAAATGAATGACCGGGCTCGCCGAAAACGTCCGCTGCGCGAGCGGTACGAAATAGGTCGGCGCGAAGCCGAGAAACGCGGTGGCTGCGCAGGCCAGTGCCATATTGAGATAAAAATATCGTGCAGGCGACGCATCACGCGCGCGTACACGACGGTCGTCGATCAAGGTCGTCATCTGGAATGAGTCTGGAGAGGCGGTGTTTGGTTCAAGCTCCTAACCACCTGGATAGGCCGGCACGCCGCTCAACGCTCGAGCGGAGTTTAACCGCCGGCGCTCAATTCTGCGCGATCGAGCTCTTCCTCGATCCGGTGAAACGCGTCGTCGCCGATCACCTCGGTATCGCGAAGGCCGAGGATCGATTTGCGCGCGGCCTCGATGGCGCGGCGGCGCAGCGGATCGGCGGGCAACTCGCCGTTGGCGATGCCGCCGTGCGGGTCGTCGTCGGCCTGCATCAGGATGGCGCGGTATTCGAGCCGCAGGATTTCCGCTTCCTCCGACGGATCGTCCTCGATCGCATCGAGCGCGGCGCGATAGGCGACTGCGCGGGCGCGCGCGACCTCGATACCGACGGGATCGTCGTCCTTGAGGCCGAAGGCGAGGATCAGCGGCCGCAGCGTCAGGCCCTGGATGACCAGCGAGCCCAGCACCACCGCAAAGGCGATGAAGACGATGAAGTCGCGGTAGGGGAAGTTTTCCGGCAGGGCGAAGGCGGTGGCGAGCGTGACGAGACCGCGCATGCCGCACCAGGAGATGATGAGGCCGCCCTTCGGCGAGGCGACCTGCTTGGGATCTTTCGGGTGATAGAGCCCGTGCGCGATCAGGACGCGCAGCGTCGCGCGGTAGAACGTGATCCAGGCAAGCCGCACCAGGACCACCGTGAGCAGGATCCAGGCTGCGGCCACGCAATATTCCCAGCGCACCTCCGCGTCCAACCGCGTCCAGATCGGCCGCATCTGCATGCCGATCAGCATGAAGGCGAGCACGTTGAGCACGAACACCATCGTCTCCCAGACCGCATAGGACGGCACCCGCAACCGCGCCGGCATGCGCGCCCCCGCCGTGCGCGCGACGGTGATGGCGTAGACGACGATGGTGAGGATGCCGGAGAGGCCGAGATGCTCGGCTGCGATCCAGACCATGAAGGTGGTGGCGAACTGCACGATGATCGCGCTCGGCGCTTCCTTCACGCGTTCCAGGAACAGCGGGATGATGCGCCCGGCCAAAAGACCGGCGAGGACGCTGCCGACCAGCCCGAGTGCAATCGTCGGCGCGACCTCGCTCCATTTCAGATGCTCCATGACGACGGCGCCGACCGCGATGCGATAGATCAGGAGCGCGCTGGCGTCGTTGAGCAGGCTCTCGCCTTCCAGGACCTTCACCATGCGATAGGGCAGCTTGACCTGGCTCAGGATTGCAACCGCTGCCGCGGCATCCGGCGGGGCCACGATGGCGCCGAGCGCAATGGCGGCGGCCCAGGGCATGTCAGGCATCAGCCGGTGCGCGACGAAGGCCACGCCGACCGTGGTCAGGCCGACCGCGGCGACCACCAGGGTCGAGACCGGAACCCAGTTGTTGCGGAGATCGCGCAGCGAGGTGTCGAAGGCGGCATCCATCAGCACCGGTGCGACAAAAAGTGCCAAGGCCAGGTCGGGTTCGAGCGTCCAGGAGGGGCTGTTCGGCACGAACGCGATCAGCGCGCCGCCGATGGCGAGAAAGGTCGGGTAGGGGACCTTGATCCGCCGCGCCAGCGCCGATAATGCAACGGCGCCGAGCAGAAGCACGGTGATCCATTCGAATGTCGACACGTTGATCCCCGAAACCGATTTTGGCTGTGCCACAAGCTAGCACCAATCCGGCCGTATGATGGATAGTGCACCCTCAAGGCAAGGCTCAAGCCAAGATTCAAGCCAAGATCCAAGCCAAGACTTTCCGACTGCAGCAAGCATGCGTTCTCAAAATCTCATTCGATTGTCCGGTGCGGTGGCGCTCTGTGCGCTTTCGCTTGGGGCGGCCCATGCCGCGACCGGCGGCGAGCCCGCCGCCGTCGTGCAGGTCGATGTCGCGCCGTGCCTCGCTGCTGCTGCTGCCGCCGACGACATGGACAAGGCCGGCCCCGCCTGCGCGTCCGTCATCGACAACGAGAAGACGGCCAAGGTGGACCTGGTCAAGGCGCTGGTCGCGCGCGGCGCGCTTTATGCGCGGCATGATCAGGTCGACCGCGCGATCGCCGACGACAGCCGTGCTCTTCAGCTCGATCCGACCCTGGCCGACCTCTTCAACGCCCGCGGCGAGCTCTGGCTGAAGAAGGGCGACAAGCCGAAGGCGGTGCAGGATTTCGGCGCCGCGCTGAAGATCGATCCGAACCACGAGAGGGCCAAGGCCAATCACAAGGCGATGGCGCGCGAGCTCGAGCGGATCGGCGCGCAGATGGCTGTGGCTGGCAAGCCAAGCTTCAATTGCAAGAGTGCGACCCGGGCGGTCGAGAAGGCGATCTGCGCCAACCGCGAGCTCGCCGATCTCGATCGGGAGATTTTTGCATCGAATGCCCGCGTGATCCGGGAGGCGCGCAATCCTGCGGAAGCCAAGGCGCTTCAGCGCGAGCAGGACGAGTTCATTGCCCGCCGCAATGCCGGATTTGGCCGGCCGGGCTACGATCTGAAGAAGACGATGCAGGAGCGGCTGCAGCGGATCAACGGGGTGGACGGGTATTGAGGGCTTCGTTCGCCTCTCCCCGCAAGCGGGGAGAGGGAGCGATACGCCCGTGCGTCCCTAACAGGCCCGAATTCCATTCCTCGCCCGCCGCGACAATGGTGAAAACCTGATGTCACGGAGTCTTCCTGATGTGCGGCACGCGTTCTTCCGCGCAAATGTTCCCGTTTGCCAAAATCCCGCTTCGCGCCTTCCTGCTCAGCGCCGCGATGAGCCTTGTCCTCGCCGCTCCGGCCTCTGCTGCCGTCGATTGCGTGATGGGCAGCAAGACTGCGCCGGCCGAACTGATCACGGCGTGCGGCGCCATCATCGACCAGACCACCAATTCGAGCTCCGACCGCGCCGCCGCGCTGCTGGTGCGCGCCGACGCCAATGCGCGAACCTCAGGCGGCCTCACGCAGGCGCTGCGGGATATCGACCGCGCCATCGCGCTGGACGGCAAGAACGCAAAGGCCTGGCGCCTGCGCGGCGACCTGCTGCGCGAGGCCGGCGGCGATCTCAACCGTGCCGCGGCTGATCTCAGCAAGGCCATCGAACTCGATCCGCAGGACGCGGAAGCCTACGAGCTGCGCGGCGTCGTCTACACCAATCAGCGCCGGCTCGACCGCGCGCTCGCCGATTACGATCAGGCGATCAAGCTGAAGCCGGATGATGCGCAGGCCTGGTCCGACCGCGGCGTGAACTATTATCTCGGCGGTGACAACGAGAAGGCGATCCGTGATCTCAGCGAGGCGCTGCGGCTCGATCCGAACCGGCCGCGCGCCTACACCAATCGCAGCGCGGCCTACAAGAAGCTCGGCCAGCTCGACAAGGCGGTCGCCGATGACGGCGAGGCGATCAGGCTCGATCCGAAGGTCCCCGAATATTACGACAATCGTGGCCTGGTGCTGGCCGCGATGGGTGAGTACGACAAGGCGATCGCCGACTACGACCAGGCGCTGCGGCTGGCGCCGCGGCCGAACTTCTTCACCAACCGCGGCGATTCCTACCAGCTCAAAGGCGAGCTTGGCGCGGCGCTCAGCGACTACGAGGCTGCGCTCAAGATCGATCCGAATTTCGCGCAGACCTTCAACAACCGCGCGGTGCTCTACAAGAAGATGGGCGAGCGCAAGAAGGCGCTGGCCGATTACGAGACGGCGCTGAAGCTCGATCCCGGCAACGAGAACGCGGCCAACGGCCGCCGCAGCATGATCGCCGAGATCGCGAAGTTCGGCGCCGAGCCGCTGCGTCCGCTCGCGGCGAATTCCGGCAACGGCCCGTCGTTCGATTGCGCCAC includes the following:
- a CDS encoding tetratricopeptide repeat protein — translated: MRSQNLIRLSGAVALCALSLGAAHAATGGEPAAVVQVDVAPCLAAAAAADDMDKAGPACASVIDNEKTAKVDLVKALVARGALYARHDQVDRAIADDSRALQLDPTLADLFNARGELWLKKGDKPKAVQDFGAALKIDPNHERAKANHKAMARELERIGAQMAVAGKPSFNCKSATRAVEKAICANRELADLDREIFASNARVIREARNPAEAKALQREQDEFIARRNAGFGRPGYDLKKTMQERLQRINGVDGY
- a CDS encoding cation:proton antiporter codes for the protein MAQPKSVSGINVSTFEWITVLLLGAVALSALARRIKVPYPTFLAIGGALIAFVPNSPSWTLEPDLALALFVAPVLMDAAFDTSLRDLRNNWVPVSTLVVAAVGLTTVGVAFVAHRLMPDMPWAAAIALGAIVAPPDAAAAVAILSQVKLPYRMVKVLEGESLLNDASALLIYRIAVGAVVMEHLKWSEVAPTIALGLVGSVLAGLLAGRIIPLFLERVKEAPSAIIVQFATTFMVWIAAEHLGLSGILTIVVYAITVARTAGARMPARLRVPSYAVWETMVFVLNVLAFMLIGMQMRPIWTRLDAEVRWEYCVAAAWILLTVVLVRLAWITFYRATLRVLIAHGLYHPKDPKQVASPKGGLIISWCGMRGLVTLATAFALPENFPYRDFIVFIAFAVVLGSLVIQGLTLRPLILAFGLKDDDPVGIEVARARAVAYRAALDAIEDDPSEEAEILRLEYRAILMQADDDPHGGIANGELPADPLRRRAIEAARKSILGLRDTEVIGDDAFHRIEEELDRAELSAGG
- a CDS encoding SDR family NAD(P)-dependent oxidoreductase, with the protein product MDRLKGKVAMVVGAGSIGPGWGNGKATAVTFAREGAQVFCVDRNGAAAEETAKIITGEGGNATAFTADVSRASEIEAMVATCLKAHGRIDVLDNNAGIAEMGSVVDLAEESWDRVFTVNLKSAYLAMKQVIPVMVKQGGGSIINISSIASIRHVGISYVSYNASKAAMNQLTRSTAVEFAKNHVRVNAILPGLMKTPMVEHSAGLANSYAKGDVEAMWRARDAQVPMGHMGEAWDVANAALFLASDESKYVTGIELVVDGGITCKAGA
- a CDS encoding tetratricopeptide repeat protein translates to MCGTRSSAQMFPFAKIPLRAFLLSAAMSLVLAAPASAAVDCVMGSKTAPAELITACGAIIDQTTNSSSDRAAALLVRADANARTSGGLTQALRDIDRAIALDGKNAKAWRLRGDLLREAGGDLNRAAADLSKAIELDPQDAEAYELRGVVYTNQRRLDRALADYDQAIKLKPDDAQAWSDRGVNYYLGGDNEKAIRDLSEALRLDPNRPRAYTNRSAAYKKLGQLDKAVADDGEAIRLDPKVPEYYDNRGLVLAAMGEYDKAIADYDQALRLAPRPNFFTNRGDSYQLKGELGAALSDYEAALKIDPNFAQTFNNRAVLYKKMGERKKALADYETALKLDPGNENAANGRRSMIAEIAKFGAEPLRPLAANSGNGPSFDCATAKREVEKVICADPQLGVLDRQIAETYERVLKATKGRSAGDLRKTQRDFLATRNASFGRPGYDLRKVMQDRLQRLNAMES
- a CDS encoding TRAP transporter permease: MLQAEGSAGPIKVEFDNFEHGFPEGFGPGWWGTLAYWIGIAFATFQLYVAAFNYLPSQVVRGVHVGFLVLLTFGLIANFTAKSDVGRTLGWVIGGAGFFCGLYQWIFYADLIARDGDPTRLDLAVGTLLAVLIFEGTRRLMGAALPLMCGACLLYCFFGQYLPSPLNHRGYDFDQIVTHLSFGTEGFYGVPIYVSATYIFLFILFGSFLERAGMIQLFTDVSLGLFGRTRGGPAKVAVFASGMMGTISGSGVANVVTVGQFTIPLMIRFGYRRAFAAGVEATASMGGQIMPPVMGAVAFIMAETLGVQYSEIVKAAAIPAILYFASAFWMVHLEAGKHGLVGMKRSEIPSAWKALVTRWYLVLPLAALVYMLFEGFTPLYAGSMGLALTVTLILGASITAGASSMVVRSIFWIGLALVVGALSRDGLQIVPVASVVVGLIVITAFVRGGFAALRECRNALAESAKSAITVGMACAIVGVIIGMMSQTGVGTIFGSWVIGLGEKSLFLALIMTMLLSILLGTGIPTIPTYIITAALAAPALAKLGVPLIASHMFAFYYGIMADLSPPVALAALAAAPIAKENPDKIGWEAMRIALAGYVIPFIFVYSPALMLQTGDPMAAKLGFYGAVALATFKALVAIGLFGMVAIGFLFTRMTLLERVLALGAALCLLGDFAFSDTAGFVLSAALLLWQWRQRPPAVVEAA
- a CDS encoding DUF1850 domain-containing protein; protein product: MAAASARRRRSRVSLCLATAGVVKALALSAFTLVWTHSIAKVEWQEDWRVTPAGLELVQARVKGTGPGMEPPPEARLVDGWFQWQPQRAPMQEVVLGNSGAAGEWRLCHDGSCRTLSEIVGHPIGANVTTMKVCNDP